CTTCATTTACATTAAATGATAACCCTCGTAATGCATGAACTTCGTTTCGCTTACGCTTTAATAACCCTTCCTCTGTTTGAAAAACCCTCTTAAGATCTTGAACTTCAATAATTGCAGTCATAATTAGATACCTACTCCTTTATATTAGATAATCATCTAATATAAATAATATAATCATCTAATATAAAGATGCAACTGTTTTTATTCTGCTATGGAATTATCATGCACTTTAGGACCGCTCGTCCTGTGTATCTCCATAAAAGGTCTCGTTGTATAAAATGTCATTTTACTGTTCAAATTTAAGACAATTTTCGTATTTCTTTGAACTAGAAGATAAAAATGCAGTTTTACGGAACAGTTATCGTTTTATAGAAGAAAGTACCTCATGAAAACTAGTTGTATACGTCTTTATTTTTTATACGAAAAACATCATGTAAAAACAGTCAAAATAAAAAAGCCAAGAGTGTAATCACTCTTGACTTATCGTTTAATAAATTTGTTTAAGTCATCCATGAAGGAATCAAAATGCTCTTGATTTAATGAAAAGTACTTTATATTACCAATTTTTTCTTCTATAATAAATCCAGCTTTTTTCAATATTTCTAAATGATGTGATATTGTGGCAGTAGTTACACCTATATACTGAGCAAGTTTGGCTCCGTATTCTTTACGACCTTGTAACAATCTTAATATCATTAACCGATTACTGTCTGAAAGTGATTTAAGTTGTTTTTCTAATAATTTACTATCATTAATAATATCTCTTGTCGTATCGCTACATCCATAAATAATTAAGCAAGTATGATCGTTAAAAATTCTTATTTTATGTGGCGTCATGTAAAACGATGGAATAAATAAAAAAGACTCATAGTTACTTAATCGTTTGAAGGGTTTCCCCATTATGTATTGTGCTAATGGCAATGGTTTCATTTTCTTTGATTTTACCGAATTGATAGATGAAGTGAACAGTACTTCATGCTCAGTTATCTTTGTAGTAAAAATAGTTGTACTGTATACATCAACGATTAATTTACAAATCTCATCACGGTAGAACTCAATATTCATAAAAAACTGTTTATTAAAGGATTCATTATCCTCAAACATCTCAGGAATACATTCAGTAAAATGTGTGGTGTTTGCAGGATTATTTAACGCATCGTAAATTTGTGATTCACTAAGTGATTCGCCAAAAAAGTGGTATAGAAAGTCTTCATTACTTAGATGGGTTAGTTGTTGTACAAAATAATGTACGTCATTATAGACTGGACAAGGTAGTAAAAAATTTAATAACTGCATTAAGTCCCAAGTTGTATTCTCTTTCCACTCATTAACGAATTGAAGCGAGTCTTCACCAAGTTCTCTCTTTAATTTATTGTGGTCTTCTTCGAATGTGGTGTGATGTGCTGGTTGAATAAAGCTAGTTAATAATCCCACGCACTCAACGACTGGTGAAGAAAAATGATCAACAGCTATTGGATTGTTATTTTCATTTTGTTCAAATGCCATTTAATGACCTCACAGTATGATTTGTTAATATACTCTTAACATAAATATTCATCTTATAAATGTCAAATAAAACTCTAGTAAGTCAAAGATAGATATGATTCATGAAAGTAGAAGGATGATCACTAGCTTTTCTAAGGAAAAAAGTTGAACATTTGAGTAATGCATGAGCAGAATTATCAAATGAAAAGATCATACAAATTAACTTGTTACATACTGGATTGTGATATCTACTATTGTTAATTTTATTGAATTAGGGTAAGTTGATTAAGTTATAATATACCAATAATAGAATTTATTGTTATATTCGTAGTATCATAGTTATTAATCTACGTTCTTCACCTTTATGCCATTATTCACAATAAAACTTCAGAAGATGATTATGGTCCAAAAATTAGTTTAAGTGAAGGAATGAGTGAAAATTGAATAATCTTTATTTAGAAAAATTTGTTTACAGGTGTCACAAAATGAACTTTCAAACGACTTATTAAGTATAAACAGGAAAAGAAGGTGATGATGGGATTGAACGAAGATAAGCAGCAACTTGTAATGGGTTGGTACGAAAAATATTATGATGACGTGTACCGCTTTATTTTCTTTATGCTTGGTGATAAACAATGCTGTGAAGATCTAGTTCATGACACATTCGTGCGTGCGTATATTTCATATGACAAATTTGGTAACCGCTCGAATATAAAAACATGGTTGTTCAGCATTTCCAAGCATTTGGTAATTGATGAAATTCGCAAACGAAAGAGAAGAAGGCTTGTTTCGGTTGTTAAAGAAATTCCTTCACCTATTAATATCGAACAGTATATTGAAAATAAAGAAGCGGTCATGCAATTAATGGAGTCTATTCAAAAGTTAAAACCAAATTACCGACTAGTAATTATTTTAAAGAAAGTGGAGGAGTGTTCAACAAGAGAAATTGCAGAAAGTCTTGGCTGGTCCGAAGCAAAAGTACGTAAAACATTGTCAAGAGCATTGCAATCACTTAAAAAAATGAAAGGAATCGAAGAGGGAGGCGGCCGTATTGAACAAACATTTTGACGACCAATGGAAGCTGCTCCAACAAATTGGACCAACGAAAAATCAAAAAGATAAGATGCGAACAAGGCTTTTGAAATCAATTCAAGATCATCAGGTTGTCCACACGCCTAGACGGCCATTTCTATTGAAAAATTTCATAGCTATCACAATCCTACTATTGATTTGTGGAAGTTTTTTATGGCTAATTCTACAAGAAAGTGCACAGCCAAGAACGGCATATGAAGAATCATTCGAGTATAATCAGCTCAGCTGGATGTTAACAGATGTCTATCCCGAAAAAACTGGTGACGATATCCTTCTTTATAGGAAAGATGATCCAGTTGAAGTAGGGACTGTGACAGAAGTTTCTGAAAAGGAGAAACAAGAGTTGGTTAACTCATTACCAATGTTTGTGGAAGAAGCG
The Cytobacillus sp. IB215665 genome window above contains:
- a CDS encoding winged helix-turn-helix domain-containing protein, whose translation is MAFEQNENNNPIAVDHFSSPVVECVGLLTSFIQPAHHTTFEEDHNKLKRELGEDSLQFVNEWKENTTWDLMQLLNFLLPCPVYNDVHYFVQQLTHLSNEDFLYHFFGESLSESQIYDALNNPANTTHFTECIPEMFEDNESFNKQFFMNIEFYRDEICKLIVDVYSTTIFTTKITEHEVLFTSSINSVKSKKMKPLPLAQYIMGKPFKRLSNYESFLFIPSFYMTPHKIRIFNDHTCLIIYGCSDTTRDIINDSKLLEKQLKSLSDSNRLMILRLLQGRKEYGAKLAQYIGVTTATISHHLEILKKAGFIIEEKIGNIKYFSLNQEHFDSFMDDLNKFIKR
- a CDS encoding RNA polymerase sigma factor, whose translation is MNEDKQQLVMGWYEKYYDDVYRFIFFMLGDKQCCEDLVHDTFVRAYISYDKFGNRSNIKTWLFSISKHLVIDEIRKRKRRRLVSVVKEIPSPINIEQYIENKEAVMQLMESIQKLKPNYRLVIILKKVEECSTREIAESLGWSEAKVRKTLSRALQSLKKMKGIEEGGGRIEQTF